In Amycolatopsis jiangsuensis, the following proteins share a genomic window:
- a CDS encoding amidohydrolase family protein, with protein MPTTAPAVDVHAHLGIPAVDELIADEPGWARRRAVDAASLGPESAAVNVRQIGELTVKLTDVEVRLAAMDRAGVNVQAVSPVPFPHAWASRALAERITTLTNDAVAEFCARQPGRFLGIGAVSLQHPDLAVRQLRSAVRDLGMRGVQISTAAAPGVELDDPSLAEFWAAAEELGAAVLTHPWGCTLGERLNAYYLFNTVGNPTETALALSRIAFSGLLERHPGLRIWSAHGGGCLASYLVRADHAWSVRADAHTTRRPPSELLKRTFVDSLVYTPEQLRHLVTIMGPGQITSRDSRGARATPSRTAAGYGRCSGSCWYSTRSRSFSSS; from the coding sequence ATGCCCACCACCGCCCCGGCGGTCGACGTGCACGCCCATCTCGGGATTCCGGCCGTCGATGAGCTGATCGCTGACGAGCCGGGGTGGGCGAGGCGGCGCGCCGTGGACGCCGCCTCGCTCGGGCCGGAATCGGCGGCCGTGAACGTCAGACAGATCGGCGAACTCACCGTCAAGCTGACCGACGTGGAGGTGCGGCTCGCGGCGATGGATCGCGCGGGGGTGAACGTGCAGGCGGTCAGCCCGGTGCCGTTCCCGCATGCCTGGGCATCGCGTGCTCTCGCCGAACGCATCACCACGCTCACCAACGACGCGGTCGCTGAGTTCTGCGCCCGGCAACCGGGCCGTTTCCTCGGCATCGGCGCGGTTTCGCTGCAGCATCCGGATCTGGCGGTGCGGCAGCTGCGGAGCGCCGTGCGGGACCTGGGGATGCGCGGTGTGCAGATCTCCACGGCCGCCGCACCCGGCGTCGAGCTCGACGACCCTTCGCTGGCCGAGTTCTGGGCAGCCGCCGAGGAACTCGGCGCCGCAGTCCTGACCCACCCGTGGGGCTGCACTCTCGGCGAACGGCTCAACGCCTACTACCTGTTCAACACCGTCGGCAACCCCACCGAGACCGCGTTGGCGTTGTCGCGGATCGCCTTCTCCGGGCTGCTGGAACGCCATCCGGGGCTGCGGATCTGGTCGGCGCACGGCGGAGGCTGTCTCGCCAGCTACCTCGTGCGTGCCGACCACGCCTGGTCAGTCCGCGCGGACGCCCACACCACGCGGCGGCCACCCAGCGAGCTGCTGAAACGGACGTTCGTGGACTCGCTGGTCTACACACCCGAGCAGCTGCGCCATCTCGTCACGATCATGGGCCCGGGCCAGATCACATCCCGGGATTCGAGGGGCGCGAGGGCGACGCCATCCCGTACAGCCGCGGGATACGGCCGTTGTTCTGGATCATGCTGGTACTCAACCCGGTCGAGATCGTTTTCGTCGAGCTGA
- a CDS encoding FAD-dependent monooxygenase: MSVRRVLVVGGGIGGLSATIALRRAGVEVDLIEKNSEWTGYGVGIIQPGNALRALDGLGLAQECAAQGHPILGTRSWTADGATLLQDNDFPAAVPGLPPSNGITRRRLHDILVAAAEDSGADIRTGVTASAVEQSAAEVRVGFSDGRRRGYDLVVGADGLYSRLRDEIFGTHHRAKFTGQVAWRVNLPRIPGLDRLWMYRGSRGTAGFVPLAPDLMYLLTIEKVPDSAPVRLPRKGLAAVYRERLAEYGGPVAHHRELVRDDAEVLYRPVDNVLLPAPWYRGRVLLIGDAAHGTSPHCGQGGAQAIEDGVVLAEEIAKQLPVEQVLDGFMRRRFERCKTVVEGSERIGRWEQDHSLDIDPDAAAFEVTMAAMAPL, encoded by the coding sequence ATGAGCGTGCGGCGGGTGCTCGTTGTCGGCGGCGGCATCGGTGGACTGTCGGCGACCATCGCACTGCGACGCGCCGGGGTCGAGGTCGACCTGATCGAGAAGAACAGCGAGTGGACGGGCTACGGCGTCGGGATCATCCAGCCCGGCAATGCGCTGCGGGCGCTGGACGGGCTCGGCCTCGCCCAGGAATGCGCGGCGCAGGGACACCCGATCCTCGGCACGCGCAGCTGGACCGCCGACGGCGCAACACTGTTGCAGGACAACGATTTTCCCGCCGCGGTGCCGGGACTGCCGCCCAGCAACGGCATCACCCGCCGCCGGCTGCACGACATTCTCGTCGCTGCCGCCGAGGACAGCGGCGCGGACATCCGGACCGGCGTCACCGCATCCGCGGTGGAACAGTCCGCGGCAGAGGTGCGGGTCGGCTTCAGCGACGGCCGCCGGCGCGGCTACGACCTCGTGGTGGGGGCCGATGGGCTGTACTCCCGGCTGCGCGACGAGATCTTCGGAACACATCACCGGGCGAAGTTCACCGGCCAGGTCGCCTGGCGGGTCAACCTCCCGCGGATTCCCGGACTCGACCGTTTGTGGATGTACCGGGGTTCGCGGGGTACTGCCGGCTTCGTCCCGCTGGCACCGGATCTGATGTACCTGCTCACCATCGAAAAGGTGCCCGACAGCGCACCGGTACGCCTCCCGCGCAAGGGACTGGCCGCCGTGTACCGCGAGCGGCTGGCCGAATACGGCGGTCCGGTCGCCCACCACCGCGAACTGGTGCGCGACGACGCCGAAGTGCTCTACCGCCCGGTGGACAATGTCCTGCTGCCCGCGCCCTGGTACCGCGGACGCGTCCTGCTGATCGGCGACGCGGCCCACGGCACCTCACCGCACTGCGGCCAGGGCGGTGCCCAGGCCATCGAAGACGGCGTCGTGCTCGCCGAGGAGATCGCCAAGCAACTCCCCGTCGAGCAAGTTCTCGACGGCTTCATGCGGCGGCGCTTCGAACGCTGCAAGACCGTCGTCGAAGGTTCCGAGCGCATCGGCCGCTGGGAACAGGATCACAGCCTCGACATCGACCCCGACGCCGCGGCCTTCGAAGTCACCATGGCAGCCATGGCGCCGCTGTGA